In the Rhizophagus irregularis chromosome 10, complete sequence genome, one interval contains:
- a CDS encoding uncharacterized protein (SECRETED:cutsite_LEA-FY; SECRETED:prob_0.7955); SECRETED:SignalP(1-27) produces the protein MFKIRINNLINCLLLFFLFKLIEELEAFYSKSIDFNIPDNIDDFDKLNDQKNKKNTPKLCSIFKVGCKKLFKILKRNPKDGIQNDKKGKIICVTACVKTTRKKSKKSKEK, from the exons atgtttaaaataaggatcaataatttaataaattgtttattattattttttttatttaaattaatagaagaattagaag cattttatagtaaatcaattgattttaatattcctgataata ttgatgattttgataaattgaaTGATCAGAAGAATAAGAAGAATACACCAAAATTATGTAGCAtatttaaag ttggTTGTAAAaagttattcaaaatattaaaaagaaatccaAAGGATg gtattcaaaatgataaaaaaggaaaaatcatTTGTGTTACCGCATGCGTTAAAACAACgcgaaaaaaaagtaaaaaaagcaaagaaaaatga